One Mycolicibacterium sp. ND9-15 genomic window, CGAGGATGCCGACGGGCGACCGGTCGATCTGACCTGGCACGACCTCGGAACCCGCCTGCGCGCGGTGGGGGCACGGTTACAGCAGGTGACTGCGCCGGGGGACCGGGTGGCCATTCTCGCGCCGCAGGGTCTGGAGTACGTCGTGGGCTTTTTCGCGGCGATCGCAACCGGCAACATCGCGGTGCCGCTGTTCGTGCCAGAGCTTCCCGGACAGGCCGAACGCCTGGAGGCGGTGCTCGACGACGCCGAACCATCGGTGGTACTGACGACCAGCCAAGCTGCAGAAAGCGTGCAGGCGGTCCTGCGTAATCGGACGCGCCGGCGTCGGCCGCGCCCCGTCGCGATCGACGCGATACCGGCAGCCGTGGGATCCACCTTCGTACCTGCGGCACTGGAGACCGACGACATCGCCTACCTGCAGTACACCTCTGGTTCCACGCGGGCACCTGCCGGCGTCGAGATCACCCATCGCGAGGTGTGCACCAACGTCGTGCAGATGATTCTCTCGCTGGGGCTGGATTGGAACGTGCGTGGTGTCAGCTGGTTGCCGCTGTTCCACGACATGGGCCTGCTCATGATCATGTTCCCCGCTCTGTGCAGCGGACAGATGACGATGATGTCCCCGATGGCCTTCGTGCGGCGGCCGCACCGGTGGATCCAGGCGCTGGCCGACGAATCTCGCTTTGGCCGAACGTTTTCGGCCGCCCCGAACTTCGCTTTCGACGTCGCTGTACAGCGCGGGCTGCCCAGGGCGGGAAAGGATCTCGACCTGAGCAACGTGGCCGGCTTGATCAACGGTTCCGAACCGGTCAGCATGGCCTCGATCGAGCGATTCAACAACACCTTTGGGCCGTACGGTCTGCCGACGACGGCCGTCAAACCGTCGTATGGCATGGCGGAGGCGACGTTGTTCGTCTCGACGACCGATCCCGGATCTGCGGCCGGGGTGGCGTATCTCGACCGCGAGCAATTGGGGGCGGGACACGCGGTGCGGGTCGATCCGAGCGCGCCCGACGCCGTCAGGCAGGTGTCGTGTGGCCGGGTCGCCCGCAGTCTGTGGGCGGTGATCGTCGACGCCTCCACCGACGCCGAACTACCCGACGGCGAAGTGGGCGAGATCTGGCTGCATGGCGACAATATCGGCAGCGGCTACTGGCGGCGCGAAGAGGAAACCGAGCTGGCGTTCCGCAACAAACTCCAATCGCGACTGCACGGCGGCAGCCACGCCGATGGCGCGGCGGAAGGCGGAACCTGGTTCAAGACAGGTGATCTCGGCGTGTACCTCGACGGGGAGCTCTACATCATCGGACGCATCAAGGATCTGGTGATCATCGACGGCCGCAACCACTATCCGCAAGACATCGAGGCCACGGTCGCGCAGGCATCGGCAGCGGTGCGAGCGGGTTATGCGGCCGCGTTCTCAGTTCCGTCGAATGCGCCGGACGCGCCCGGCGAACGTCTGGTGATCGTCGCCGAGCGTGCGCCAGGCGCGGGAACGGTGGCTCCGCAGCCAGTCGTCGACGAGATCCGCGCGGCTGTATCGCGCAGGCACGCTCTGTCGGTCGCTGACGTGCGACTGGTTCCTGCGGGGACCATTCCGCGCACCACGAGCGGGAAACTGGCCCACGCTGCGTGCCGCGCCAAGTACCTCGCCGGCGTTCTCGACGCCCGCTGACGCAGCGCCTGCCCGTCACTTCGCGTCAGCCGGCGGCCCACTGCTTAGCCTGTTCGAGTTCATCGAACCCGAAGATCTTCAGTTCGCCGGGCACCATCCAGGCGAAGGCGTGCAAGGTGTGTCCGACCCATTCCTTGTCCGATACGACCGCTATCCGCTGGAACTTTGAATGGTGCTTGATCAGCGCCCCGAAGCCGACCTTGAGATCGGCGGCCAGACCTCCGGGTCCGAAGCCCTGATAGTCGGGGTCGATGATCTCGACGACCCTGATCTCACCAGTCGACGCAATCGACTCCAGGGCGGGCTTGAACTGCTCCAGATCGTCACCGGTCAGTCGCCCTGACACGCGGATACCGGTGACGCCCTCGGGCATGTCGTGAAG contains:
- a CDS encoding fatty acyl-AMP ligase translates to MPLRDFTESAGAGAASQIADYLDTEGHIAIPDGATLTSYLDHNVAQLGDAVAYRFLDYSEDADGRPVDLTWHDLGTRLRAVGARLQQVTAPGDRVAILAPQGLEYVVGFFAAIATGNIAVPLFVPELPGQAERLEAVLDDAEPSVVLTTSQAAESVQAVLRNRTRRRRPRPVAIDAIPAAVGSTFVPAALETDDIAYLQYTSGSTRAPAGVEITHREVCTNVVQMILSLGLDWNVRGVSWLPLFHDMGLLMIMFPALCSGQMTMMSPMAFVRRPHRWIQALADESRFGRTFSAAPNFAFDVAVQRGLPRAGKDLDLSNVAGLINGSEPVSMASIERFNNTFGPYGLPTTAVKPSYGMAEATLFVSTTDPGSAAGVAYLDREQLGAGHAVRVDPSAPDAVRQVSCGRVARSLWAVIVDASTDAELPDGEVGEIWLHGDNIGSGYWRREEETELAFRNKLQSRLHGGSHADGAAEGGTWFKTGDLGVYLDGELYIIGRIKDLVIIDGRNHYPQDIEATVAQASAAVRAGYAAAFSVPSNAPDAPGERLVIVAERAPGAGTVAPQPVVDEIRAAVSRRHALSVADVRLVPAGTIPRTTSGKLAHAACRAKYLAGVLDAR
- a CDS encoding STAS/SEC14 domain-containing protein — encoded protein: MIELLHDMPEGVTGIRVSGRLTGDDLEQFKPALESIASTGEIRVVEIIDPDYQGFGPGGLAADLKVGFGALIKHHSKFQRIAVVSDKEWVGHTLHAFAWMVPGELKIFGFDELEQAKQWAAG